In Helianthus annuus cultivar XRQ/B chromosome 9, HanXRQr2.0-SUNRISE, whole genome shotgun sequence, the following are encoded in one genomic region:
- the LOC110879741 gene encoding protein NUCLEAR FUSION DEFECTIVE 4, whose protein sequence is MENNKWIATVACIWIQCSCGASYTFGIYSSVLKSSQGYDQSTLDTVSVFKDIGANIGVLSGLLYDAVMTHNHRGPSPRLGSGLSLVYLVGAVQCFAGYFLMWLSIIGVIERPHVLVMCLFMFMAAHAQTFFNTANVVVAVRNFPDYGGTSVGIMKGFLGLSGAILIQIYQTLFDGKPTTFVLMLAIFPTLVSLALMSLVHANPSNTTNDKHHLNHFSLIALIIAAYLMIILIFENIFTFPSWAHIFTTTVLVLLVLSPLQIALTAQKSEQPPPPSPIMAPLITTPETREVALAPVEVEMNLIQAMYTINFWLLFLAMVCALGSGLATINNITQLGESLDYSTVEMNAMISLWSIWNFLGRFGGGYVSDLALHRYGWGRPLFISFTQLGMIIGYLIIGLSGNLYVGSVIVGVCYGSQWSLMPTITSEIFGVKHMGTIFNTIATANPIGSYILSVQVIGNIYDKQAGGKGGSCHGIHCFMLSFVIFGGVCVLGVVVSFVLFLRTRGFYAQRRIKQMKG, encoded by the exons ATGGAAAACAACAAGTGGATAGCTACGGTGGCGTGCATATGGATCCAGTGCAGCTGCGGGGCTTCCTACACCTTCGGAATCTACTCATCCGTCCTCAAATCTAGCCAAGGTTACGATCAATCCACTCTAGACACCGTATCCGTCTTCAAAGACATCGGGGCCAATATCGGAGTATTATCCGGCTTACTCTATGATGCGGTCATGACCCATAACCACCGCGGTCCATCTCCTCGCCTTGGTTCGGGTCTTTCGTTGGTGTACTTGGTCGGAGCGGTTCAGTGCTTTGCAGGGTACTTTCTTATGTGGTTATCTATCATAGGAGTTATTGAGAGACCTCATGTTTTGGTCATGTGCCTGTTTATGTTCATGGCCGCACACGCGCAGACGTTTTTTAACACGGCTAATGTTGTTGTTGCTGTCCGTAATTTTCCGGATTACGGTGGAACTAGTGTTGGCATTATGAAG GGTTTTTTGGGGCTAAGCGGAGCAATACTAATACAAATTTACCAAACACTATTTGATGGCAAACCAACAACCTTTGTACTAATGCTTGCTATATTTCCAACACTTGTGTCTCTCGCACTAATGTCTTTGGTGCACGCAAACCCTTCAAACACGACAAATGACAAGCATCATTTGAACCACTTCTCACTAATCGCGCTCATTATCGCCGCATATCTAATGATCATACTCATCTTTGAAAACATTTTCACATTCCCATCATGGGCTCACATCTTCACAACAACTGTTCTTGTGCTTTTGGTATTATCGCCTCTTCAAATCGCCCTCACAGCTCAAAAAAGcgaacaaccaccaccaccatcccctaTCATGGCCCCGTTGATCACAACTCCAGAGACTCGGGAGGTCGCACTCGCACCTGTAGAGGTTGAAATGAACTTGATACAAGCAATGTACACCATCAACTTCTGGCTATTGTTTCTAGCCATGGTTTGTGCATTGGGATCAGGGCTGGCGACAATCAACAACATAACTCAATTAGGGGAGTCTCTTGACTACTCGACGGTTGAAATGAACGCAATGATTTCTTTATGGAGTATATGGAACTTTCTTGGCCGGTTTGGTGGCGGATATGTGTCTGATTTAGCTCTACATAGATACGGGTGGGGAAGGCCGTTGTTTATCTCGTTTACACAGTTAGGAATGATCATCGGCTACTTAATCATTGGTTTAAGTGGGAATTTGTACGTTGGGTCAGTAATTGTGGGCGTTTGCTACGGATCACAATGGTCTTTAATGCCTACAATCACTTCAGAAAtatttggggtgaaacatatgggGACTATTTTCAACACCATTGCTACTGCTAATCCTATTGGTTCGTACATACTTTCTGTGCAAGTAATCGGTAACATTTATGACAAGCAAGCAGGAGGAAAAGGAGGGTCATGCCACGGGATCCATTGCTTTATGCTTTCATTTGTCATATTTGGTGGGGTTTGTGTTTTGGGGGTGGTTGTGTCATTCGTGTTGTTTCTTCGAACAAGAGGTTTTTATGCTCAAAGACGAATAAAGCAAATGAAGGGGTAG
- the LOC110879744 gene encoding protein NUCLEAR FUSION DEFECTIVE 4, translating to MAVKNKWMSTAASIWIQCTSGSLYTFSFYSSALKSSQGYNQSTLDTVSVFKDIGGNFGVLSGLIYTATFRRRRGGPWVVLLIGAVQCFVGYFLMWLSVTGVIDRPPVPVMCVFMLLTAHGVTFLNTANVVTAVVNFTNHSGTIVGIMKGFLGLSGAILLQVYQTVFNAGPTPYILMLSLLPFLNTLLFMCSVRPFETNEVDEKKNLNGLSLISIIVAAYLFSIIIIEQAVTLTLPVRIVIFLVLVILLASPLYVVVKPRSTQNFEETDMTRLLNNVSSNQDLLERHDKNPLQAICTVNFWCLFLTTFTGMGTGLATVNNLAQVGESLGYTYFETSTLVSLWSIWNFMGRFGAGYVSDHFLHKKKWARPVFIAITLALMSVGHCVIASGMPGALYVGSVLVGVFYGSQWSLMPTIASEVFGVLHFGTIFNTITIAGPIGSYVMSVRVIGSIYDREAARGGTEYCTGTHCFRLSFLIMAVSTFVGFMIAMGLFIRTRRLYEQIVLRRDGRCS from the exons ATGGCGGTGAAGAACAAATGGATGTCAACGGCAGCCAGTATATGGATCCAGTGCACCAGCGGCTCACTCTACACCTTCTCCTTCTACTCTTCAGCCCTCAAATCCAGTCAAGGCTACAACCAATCAACCCTGGATACCGTCTCCGTCTTCAAAGACATCGGCGGAAACTTCGGTGTTCTTTCCGGTCTCATCTACACCGCCACTTTCCGACGAAGAAGAGGTGGGCCTTGGGTTGTGCTCTTGATCGGTGCGGTTCAGTGTTTTGTGGGTTACTTTCTCATGTGGCTCTCTGTCACCGGTGTAATTGATCGGCCGCCTGTGCCGGTGATGTGTGTGTTCATGTTGTTGACTGCTCATGGTGTGACCTTTTTGAATACTGCTAATGTTGTTACTGCTGTTGTTAATTTTACTAATCACAGTGGCACCATTGTTGGCATCATGAAG GGTTTTCTTGGCTTGAGTGGAGCTATACTGCTTCAAGTATATCAAACAGTTTTCAACGCTGGACCCACTCCATACATTCTGATGTTATCGTTGCTTCCGTTTTTAAACACTTTGCTGTTCATGTGTAGCGTAAGACCTTTCGAAACAAATGAAGTTGATGAAAAGAAAAATCTCAACGGTTTATCACTCATTTCCATCATCGTTGCAGCATATCTCTTTTCTATTATAATCATAGAGCAAGCGGTTACTTTAACTTTACCAGTACGCATCGTTATCTTTTTGGTGCTTGTTATTCTGCTAGCATCACCTCTCTATGTTGTAGTCAAACCACGGTCAACTCAAAACTTTGAAGAAACGGATATGACCCGGTTACTGAACAATGTGTCGAGTAATCAAGATTTATTGGAAAGACATGACAAGAATCCGCTGCAAGCGATTTGTACGGTTAACTTCTGGTGTTTGTTTCTCACAACTTTCACTGGCATGGGTACGGGCCTGGCCACGGTAAACAACTTAGCCCAAGTAGGCGAGTCCCTCGGTTACACCTATTTTGAAACCAGTACTCTAGTCTCGTTATGGAGCATTTGGAACTTTATGGGCCGGTTTGGTGCAGGCTATGTGTCGGACCACTTTCTCCATAAAAAGAAATGGGCTCGGCCCGTGTTCATAGCCATCACTTTGGCACTTATGAGTGTTGGCCATTGTGTGATTGCTTCTGGTATGCCAGGAGCTCTTTATGTGGGTTCTGTTTTGGTGGGTGTGTTTTACGGTTCACAGTGGTCGTTAATGCCAACGATTGCTTCTGAGGTTTTTGGTGTTTTGCATTTTGGGACGATATTTAATACCATTACGATTGCAGGCCCGATTGGATCATATGTTATGTCTGTGAGGGTGATTGGTTCTATTTACGATAGGGAAGCAGCTCGGGGAGGGACAGAGTACTGTACTGGAACTCACTGCTTTCGGTTATCGTTTCTTATTATGGCGGTTAGTACATTTGTAGGGTTTATGATTGCTATGGGATTGTTCATACGGACAAGAAGGTTGTATGAACAGATTGTACTTAGAAGAGATGGCAGATGTAGCTGA